The Aedes albopictus strain Foshan chromosome 1, AalbF5, whole genome shotgun sequence genomic interval TGTCACCACATCAGTGACCAAACATTCAATCTGGGCTTGATAATCTATTGAACGGGAACGGAACACAATATTAACCTTCTGGTTTAGTACCGATCGTTTACCGGTAGCTCCGAAAACTTCAACATGGGTAGGTACTCGTTCGATTCCCAGAGACTCCACAAATGAACAGGAAACCAAATGAGGTTGGGAACCACAATCGAGGAATGCACGGCAAGGGTGGGGGTTTCCATGGCTGTCTAGGACATCAACCATGGCCGTAAGCAACAACGTACTATCTGACCGGGGAAGATTGTGGACCGAACTGGACAACGACGAGGAACTTTCAATCGGAGGGGGAACATTGGCACTTTCAACAACTGGGGCGGATTCTTGCTGGGGGTCCTCAATTACGGGCTTTGGCTCGGGCTTGGGCTCGTGAAGCAGGGTATTGTGTCTTCCTTGACACTCCTGGCAAGATTTAGTGGAAGGGCACTTCAAGGCAGGGTGTCCCTTCCGCAAACAATTGAAACATAGATTGAGTTCTCTTACCTTTACTCTACGTTGGGGTACCGTCAAGGAAACAAACCTGTCACACTTGTAGTTGGGATGATTCGCACTGCAGATCTCGCATGTCGCCTCACTATTAGCTACGGGTGTAGCCATAGCGAACGACTTCGCCGGTGGGGGCTTCGAGATGGACTTCTGGTTGGACTCCTTGTCGGACGACGACTTCGGGTGGCTGGCTTCGCAGCGCTCCAACAACGAACAGCGCTCCTTCAGGAATATCACAGTATCTTCGTAGGTCGGGATCTCCTTGTGGGGAATGGTTCCCTCCCACTGTTTCCTCGTCTCGGGGTCGAAAGCATCGGaaaggacgacgacgacaaaTCGCTCGGAAACACCATCCAGGTTCTGGTTCAGCAGCTTTAATCCTTCGACATGGCGGGTTACCTCGTTCAAAAGATCTCTCATTTGCTTGGATCATTCCTTGTTCATCCGCTTTAGACCCAACAAGCCATGGATGTGAGAGTCTACCGCCTTCCGCTCATCCTCGTAAACGTCAAGCAGCAGCTCCCAGGCGTGGGTGAAATTTCCGTCGCTGAGTGTTTTTGGATCGATGATCTTTGCGGCAGAACCACCTGCTAATGCCCTTTCGAGGTGATGCAGCTTGACCGCATCCGAATCTCTGGATCTGGCCATGATGTCGGAAAACACCTGCTGGAATCGTGGCCAATTCTCCGGTTTGCCATCAAATGACGGTATCGGAACCGGAAGCGGTTGCTGCTGCACTATAATCTGCGCCGGATAGGCACCGGACGCCGGCACTACAGATGGAGCAGGAGGTTGCGGGGTAGCGGACTGGATCAGGGTTTCGACCAGCATAGCGGTTTCGGTGTGCTGGTCTTCGAACTGGAGATACGTTGCATCGTTGTCGTCCAGCTTCTCCGGAGGCAGCAATGCGGTTATTTGGTGGTGGAAATGGAGGTACTCGTGGAAGTGGGCCTCCAAATTCCGGGAATACACCTTCAACTGCGGTAGCGTAAACTGTACGATGCCGGCTTCCGAAACCTCTTCAATGGTTTTTCGGATCCGAGTCACCTTGGCCTTCGCTTGGCCACGGAGATGCACGAGCGTCTTCAGCTCGGCCATTTTGTAGGTAGCACTTTTTTGGGGCGTGTGCTTCATCGACATCACTCACTTTTTTCTTAAGCACAAACACTACTCACAAACACAACTCAACTGTCTTTTCCAGCCCGAACAGGGCTCGCACACAACTGAATTGTCCTATCCGAAACTTGTTCGGACGTGTTTCAATACTTCACTTTTGACACTCGCGCGAACTAACTTTCGGACCGCGAACGTCACCGACCGGAATGGAAACTTCTCGACGGACTTTTTCGATTCACCACCAGAGCGAGAAGAAACCTTTCACTGCCACCGGTGCTACTATCCGGTTCGATTCAGGACCAAACAATGTGCGGTGCACAATGTGGGAAAGGCGTCGGATTGGGTATCCTTACGGGCCGTCAATCCTGCTACTGGCTAACAACCAACAGGCCAGAGATCAACCAGTAATCCGTGTGCAGGGTCGAACCGGTGTCCGCAATAGATTGCCTCGGGTAGGGTCTATTTGCGGATCGGAACGATGGGACACTGTTGGGTTCTCTTGTTGGTGCTCCAGCAGCGGAGGGATCGACGCAGGCTTGCAACAACGTGTCCGTGTGCAGTCGCACCGGTGTCCACAGAAGATTACCGCGGGTGGGGTCTAGCTGTGGATCGGAGCGAAGGAACAACGCTTGTTGCCTTTCCGGGTATCGCTCGGGTGAGCAACGGGACGGGTGGACTGTATTTCAGCGGCAGCGGTATCAACAGCAGCAGCGGGTGGCAGCCTTGGTAGTGGAATCGGGATTCGGACAATGGACTCCTATGAGAAAGGAAAAATCCTGCTTCTATCCAATTCACGTTTATTCGCGATGTTAATCGTTCGGTGGTTACAATAAAACTGATGCTCTGCGCGCCAAGTGGCTTCTTTTTATACACCAATGTGTGTTGTTGTGTGGTTGGTTTTCTGGGAATTAGGCTCCGCCCATTAATTCAACGATTACAAAAAAATGAAAGGGCTAATGGAAGGAGCTTTCTAGAACTACAATTATCTTTCTTATTGCTAATTGGGGAAAGGTTTTGGAATTTAACTATACTTATAATTAAGGTTAACAATGCAAGGGGGCAATGGGGTAAAACGAAGTGGGAatagtggggtaaaatggacaacaaTAAACAAGTATGATTTTAGGGAAACACAAATGaaaacaagacaaaaaaaaacatcgttcGGAACCGAACAGTATGTGTTCTGTCTatattctgtctgttttctgcctATGTTCTATCTgtattctgtctgttttctgtctgtgttCTGTCTGTGTTCTGTCTGTGTTCTCTATGTGTTCTGTCTCTGTTCTATCTGTACTTCTTATTCTGTCTGTGCTGTCTGATTTCTGTTTGTGTTTTCTCTGTGTTCTGTTTGTGTTCTGTCTGTGTTCCGTCTGTGTTCTGTCTGTGTTCAGTCTGTGCTTTGTCTATGTTCTGTCTGTATTCTGCCTATATTCTATCTGTATTATGTAtgtattctgtctgttctgtctgtgttATGTCTGTGTTATGTCTGTGTTTTGTCTGTGCTCTGTCTATATGTCTGTGTTCTATATgcttctgtctgttttctgtctgtgttCTGTCTGTGTTCTGTCTGTGTTCTGCCTGTGTTCTATCTGtcttctgtctgttttctgtctgtgttCTGTCTATGTTCTGTCTGTGTTTTGTCTATGTTTTGTCTGTGTTCTGTCTGTGCTCTATCTATATTCTGTTTGTGTTCTGTATGTGTTCAGTCTGTATTCTGACTatgttctgtctgttttctgtctgtgttTTGTCTGATCTGTCTGTTCTATCTATTCTGTCTGTCCTATCTGTACTTCTTATTCTGTCTGTGCTGTCTGATTTCTGTTTGTGTTCTTTCTGTATTCTGTTTGTGTTCTGTCTGTGGTCCGTCTGTGTTCTGTCAGTGCTCTCTCTGTGTTCAGTCTGTTTTGTCTATGTTCTGTCTATTTTCTGCCTATGTTTTATCTGTATGCTGCCTGTGTTCTGTCTGTGTTTTGTTAGTGTTTTGTCAGGGTTTGTCTGTGTTTTGTCTGTGTTTTGTACGTATTTTGTCTGTGTTCTGTCTGTGTTCTGTCTGTGTTCTGTCTGTGTTCTGTCTATGATCTGTCTATATTCTGTCTGTGTTCTGTATGCGTTCAGTTTGTGTTCTGTCTGTGTTCTGTCTGTTCTATCTATTCTGTCTGTCCTATCTGTACTTCTTATTCTGTATACAAAACAtgctgtctgttttctgtctgtgttCAGTTTGTATTCTCTATGTGTTCTCTTTGTTTTCTGTCTGTATTCTATCTGTGTTCCGTCTGTGTTCTGTCTGTGTTCTCTCTGTGTTCTGCCTATGTTCTAACTgtattctgtctgttttctgtctatgTTCTGTCCGTGTTCTGTTTGTGTTCTGTCTGTGTTCTGTTTGTGTTCTGTTTGTGTTGTGTCTGTGTTCTGTCTGTGTTATGTCTGTGTTCTCTCTGTGTTCTGTTTGTATTGTGTCTGTGTTCAGTATGTGTTCTGTCTATGTTCTGTCTgtgttctgtctgttttctgcctATGTTCTATCTGTATTCTGGCTGTTTTCTGTCTGTGTTCTGTCTGTGTTATGTCTGTGGTCTGTATGTGTTCTGCCTGTGTTCTTTCCATGTTCTTTCTGTGCTCTCTCTGTGTTCTGCCTGTTTTGTGTCTGTGTAACATGTTCTATAGATAGATCTGTGTTTTATCTGCGTTCTGTCTGTGTTCTGTCTATGTTATGTATGTGTAATCTGTTCTGTCTACATTAAAACAAATTACAGGATTCCTAATCATACTTACGTTGTGATTGATGACAATTTAGGCGGTATGGGTAGAACGTAATTCGTCGACCTTGTAAAAGCATTAGCCAATGACATTTTGCTAGTGATACGACGGTTGGCTTCCTAGTCACTTATAAAGGGAAACTCTTTGATTAAATTTATGAAATTTACCAAAAATCGTGAAGGCGTTGAAGCTGTTCTATCCTCAGCTTGGTGAACGTTGAAAAAACCGAACGAATGCGTATCCCTTGTGCGTAACACGCATTAAGCGGAAGCTCTAATCGCATCATTAAAAACTCACTTTTAACCACCGAACGCGCACACACAAACACCGACGAGCTGCGAATCTGCGAAATATACACTGTCAAATAGTCTGGTGGAAGCTTCTAAGGTATTGGGGGTGAAGGAGCGGCGCATAATACGGCGGCGGCATCATGCATATGAATTAGAAATAACCTCATTATTTCCGTTTTTCCATTCCACGTCGTTGGCCTCAATCCTCTAGTATCCGCGTGTTGTGGTGACGACGAGATGAGCGGAGCCTCGGCGGCGGTAGGTAGCAAGATCCGGCTTAACCACCGCAAACATGTCTGTTGTATGTTTTCGAAAGCTGTTGACCGTTATAGGGAGTAGATTTGAACATAGAATTGTAGAGATGCAAAGAATAACAAGGTTCTGATCTACAAGCGTCTAGTACTTGCTTAATTTGCCAACTGAATGCCAAACTTCAGTTCCACCCACATGAAATGCATGATTGCAGATAGAGTCAGAGGGAGTCACCCCACCCAACGGTACACACCAACCAGAACAAGGCGGCTGCACGCCATCACATGACACGTCAAGCGGGCGTTCCCGTATCATGGCTCCAGTGTTAAAATTTATAATTTTCCGAAAATGTTAATTAATTCACTCCATTACCATCGGAGAGTTCAAGCTCAAAACTTTGAATTTCGTCCCTCGTGTTTAGGATGAAACCGATTTGCCGGTTAACGTATCCCGATTCCAACTTTGTCAGCTGCACTTGGTCCACAGGGCTTCTCTGCATGTTGATGCTACCATCCACTGACTGCACGGCCAGCTGGTAATGGTTCAATCTTTCCCGACCGACTAGCAACGCATCGAACACGGATTCACAATCGAACAACTACGATGGCGGCTCGTTCGTCCGCGATTGGCCCCGAGTGCCAATTACTGACATTTGCTAATCTAATATCATTAGCAAATTGAGAGCCAGTTCATTTGTTGGCTGGTTTGTTGTGAAACATTGTCCAATCAAATCATAATTTTGCTACCATTCCGAGCGACCGCTACATATCTACTATGCAGCAGCGCCAGTGTGTTTGGTGTATTGCTTCTGTGAAGCTGGCCGACTGGCGGTTTGACTTCGAATTGCTTCTGTTTGCATACATTTCTATTGAAATTGAGATTGATTGCATAGGACTGGCGTTGGTCGATAGACATGATTAAGGCCCTCACGCTGTGCAAAATACTTAATAATGTTCCATTTCATCAGAATTATACATTATAAACCAATAAAATGTCCGTCGTTTGTCGAAGCATATTGTGGGGAGGCGTTCAAGTTAGCTTCATCAACGGCCGACAAACCTCGGATCCGTTAAGCAGGATAACCaaggattttgaaaaaaatagtcgATTTGTTGGAAAAAGTGTTTCCTGTGAAGTGAAATGACGCATTGCAGCTGCAAAAAGGGCCTTTTACAGATTGCGTAACCCTCTATAAATCACGTAAATCACGAAATGTACCAAGTGGACAAAGTAGCGAATATTGAGAAACGAATAAAACACTTACGGCACACTTCAGTGGGCTGTACATGTAGTACGAATGTCAGAAGGGAGAATAGCGAAACCAATATTCAGCTAGTAGAATTGCGCCTTCCagaacgatgttgaagagtaggcatgagtctGTCAACTTGTCACTGCCCACGGCGAGATCtgaatgaattggatagttctGCCGAACCTCTtaaggagcatccattaagtgcttaccttaccgatcaggctaaggccgtggtggcctctgctgtacatagtaaccgCCTCAATTccactcggtctatggctgtttgtctccagttccgcactctgcgtagggtccgcagatcgtcctccacttggtcgacccacctagctcgctgcactccacgtcttcttgtaccggtctgatgactctcgagaaccattttagtcgggttgctattcgacatcctgatgacgtgacccgcccaccgtagcctcccgattttcgcagtatgGACGATGGATGATTCTCTTAGCAgctaatgcagctcgtggttcattcgccttcttcaagtcccgtcttccatctgcactccgccgtagatggtacgcaacaacttccgttcgaaaactcgaaggacgcgttggtcctcggcacgtagggtccatgtttcgtgcccatagaggacgaccggtctaatcagtgttttgtagatggttaacttcgtgttacggcgaactttattcgatcgtagagttctgcggagtccaaagtaagaacgatttcctgccacaatgcgcctctgaatttctctgctggtgtcgttgtcggcggtcatcgtGGCCAgcacagtgctcgaccattggaggattgcgtcagtcttgtctatgagtcagagattagtcccaaatctttgtgctttggttcggacgggaaggaggcaaccctcataacagcggtctaggactgtaccacctacgaatttgtgcgactcgcttaatgccaATGCTAATGCTATGCTAATGCtaatggtgtcgttgtcggcggtcaccagtgagcccaagtacacgaattcttcaaccgcctcgatttcatcaccgtcgatatgaattgggggtggcgggcgcggtgattcctccctggagccctttgtcatcatgtactttgtcttcgacacattaatgactaatcctattcgcctggcttcactctttagtcggatgtacgtttccgccatcgtctcaaatttacgagcaataatatcaatatcatcggagaaaccaagcagctgatcggacttcgtgaaaatcgtcccactcgtgtttatccctgctctccttattacaccctctaaagcaatgttgaacagcaagcacgaaagaccatctccttgccgtaaccctctgcgagattcgaagggattcgagagtgtccctgatactcgaactacgcacatcactcgatccatcgtcgccttgatcaatcgtatcagtttatccgggaatccgtattcgtgcataatctgccatagctgttctcgatcgattgtatcatacgccgatttggtatcgatgaacaagtgatgtgtgggcacgttgtattcgcggcatttctgcaacacctggcggatggcgaacatctggtccgttgtagcgcgttcacccataaatccagcctgatattgccccacgaactctcttgcaatcggtgatagacaacggcataaaatttgagagtgtATCTTGTAGGcgacgctcagtagtgtgatcgcacggtagttcccgcaatccaacttgtccccctttttgtagatgggacacacgatacctttcatccattcctcctgtaatacttcctcctcccaaatatcGGGAATGAccgagtgtagtgctctcaccagtgtttttccactgtattttagaagctcgcttggtagttgatctgctccagcggctttgttgtttatcaaccggccaacctcctcttcaatctcttggaagtcaggggccggaagtctttcgtcctgtgcacatactccaagatctgttatcacgccaccttcggtacttgtgaagcgccctgtaccgtccagaggctgcattaaacactacacggaatgtgatatctttcatttcattacagtccgacgatctttttaataaactatattgaagtatcacaaaccatcacttatcttatattacaacgatccACCTTTTCTTACATCACCTtgacattttctgtatttcttcatcgAACTACTAAGTTTACTAATCTagagacacttctagcttcttcttgaccaactactaagtcctacctacagccttaggacagtatctagaggtgtcccacatgggggctcaagacttatccgatgtgctgcctgcgtttacgttgtcaccgaactccccgactactggccccgactgaagccaaagcctccgtatttatagcctaaatttcctagcaatacccgaaccagcttgggcgtgtctaaaattcctacgatcattctcgtcttgccgaagatgtcatgataattcctaacaatgcccgaaccaacttgggcgcatccaaaaccctaccaaatgaaaatactaataagtccaaaacctagacctctacctatcctacttgtcctcatcgtgattaaaatccttctcttcttgaaaacatcacgactcttctatcttgggcgtatcccaagccctaccaagaatattaatgccaacgaaaagcttaaatctcctaaccacgcctgacttgggcgtgttcgcacaaaacctactgagaatctttacaccaaggcctacatcttctagccccgcctcacttgagcgtatacaaggcttgggtgtgtgaaagaattgaaccccaccatcgacgtcattatcattctccccatcatcatcatcgtcaccatcatcatcctcatcgtctttggaatttggcaccaaattctccaaaacaaagcacccgctttgttattgaagtgtaccttacttgggcacagtgaaccctagccgagcaccggccgcggatgttggttgaaattatacccccacattcttttctttcagtttactcgaagtcaaaacaaatcgagtgcaaaacaagtccggcgccgtatgccgccaatcgaaacaaaaataaacaatctttgttccagcgcgatcaataggatgtcgcggttccatatcattctttcgggttcattacccatcgttgtcccaagcgtaattgaaattgcatcacaccgacgggacctaacgcggtgcaacacgatcgcacccggccaccaccggacgatgatgggttataaaaactaggtcagtaacgaatggtgcgattttcgttgcttccaatatgccgcgcgtgaggtaggtagaccctacgatgaaaattgaatctaaaatcccccgggcagctgttgggaatgtggggtgaaaatgcatttttgtttcagttgaattgactttgaatatcggaaggcgtgggaatatttaggtctttgcatgccctcccacttagcggagtttgaacgtgtataaaatcacgttcaaatgtaagtatgtgggtaaaatgtatcccccgaaaaaaaaactcagcatttaaatgatgatgctaacgatgattgttGATATATAATCTGAAATTGCTATACTAATCTTCATCTTCTCTGTaagtgtctcaaaatgttttaagttacagtttttcaacttccaaaagaatcgtTATTTTACCGCATTAACTtccttacattcttcctcaagagattgacttcattggtactcgctgctgctcctcttgattcgtcgtaggggtTGTTCGTCTGCCTGATATGTGCCTCTGCTTGTTAAACgcccagatcaattggttagtttcaggtctcagatgaatggtatcgttgcttctctgttgtttctcgaaaaagtgtcataagttgccttccgaactggattgtttatcattgtcgtttacggtgttgtggttgattacttatcgcccgccttctgaattttgttggtattggatcaatctcaatagtgatgcgaatattgttgtctttgacctggtgcaaattgtggaactgttgcacactctttaaagagtttgtaattagttggcttaaattccaaaccttttgatgatgtcgaaatgttgcattcctggttatggttactgttaattgttgttgtaagaagcacggagtaagtgctttttcaatggtgaatgtaatgcggttggtgaacattacattatgtcggttaatttgggaaactttgaagacgtccttctctcatcatatgtctgtatgaattgttgttgttgttgtcgttgttgttgttgtttttcccgatgctctgcattgtgttggttcatattagcagattcgcagatgtacaataatatttgtctcgatgtgccacccgagttgaccttgaatcgtctccggtgataaaattatgttcgctgaattctctcctccgccataccagcacctttgaccttcaactttccatccgatctgttatttctcgtcatcgtaccaatggactgtggtacgttttcatagaggtactgTTGAACTGCTCCTCTGGTTGCTCTCGCCGGatgttgccttctcgtcttgtcctcccgcgtcatctctcgaggaagttatatttaaattctatcgaaaccatcgatttataaaatattgatctaccatgtCAAACCAtgtcttcatgttattattatttgtttttcttgtatgtgcaaaatataacctttacaatagttttttaaaaaaatcagcaCCATAACATTTGTTACCGTTACTTTtcttaatagtcataaactgttgttttttttttttttttactcaaaaaccgtaaaatattaaaatgtgagttgtagcaatggaaagcttctgcagggtcactataaacatctgtattaccaattccaaaaaatttcactacagaattctctccagtgcgttttttttcaattcctgtttgctccgtttccaatcgcaggctcggcttgatcgccttattgctacgacttctcccccataccgaataaggtttttggatggatacctgtaacgagacttagatcttgtgtttaattcatgatttgaaaaaatataaatatatttatgttaatttctattttttgtttcttgacgcaacctaatgattccgaatctataaatattacttcatttttcatttacatattatttttttatccAAAGTAGTTATTCACTCatcattcacactcaacattcacaagcattctggggggccctcccttgtcctcatc includes:
- the LOC134289423 gene encoding uncharacterized protein LOC134289423 → MRDLLNEVTRHVEGLKLLNQNLDGVSERFVVVVLSDAFDPETRKQWEGTIPHKEIPTYEDTVIFLKERCSLLERCEASHPKSSSDKESNQKSISKPPPAKSFAMATPVANSEATCEICSANHPNYKCDRFVSLTVPQRRVKVRELNLCFNCLRKGHPALKCPSTKSCQECQGRHNTLLHEPKPEPKPVIEDPQQESAPVVESANVPPPIESSSSLSSSVHNLPRSDSTLLLTAMVDVLDSHGNPHPCRAFLDCGSQPHLVSCSFVESLGIERVPTHVEVFGATGKRSVLNQKVNIVFRSRSIDYQAQIECLVTDVVTGPLPARKLDPQSWNIPSCLTLADPSFHTPGEVSLLIGVKLFFHLMLPGQLMLGDRLPVLKETRLGWVVAGGDENEDANQHCYITTLRPMKEDIVKSADTVDAKDPTRGNLRWTPVRLHTDTLLQACVDPSAAGAPTREPNSVPSFRSANRPYPRQSIADTGSTLHTDYWMISGLLVVSQ